One Bacteroidia bacterium genomic region harbors:
- a CDS encoding WG repeat-containing protein encodes MPYFQDGYWGYVNANLKWIIQPQFLVAYPFNEGIAQVKLDTNRYNLSGWQLLAPNGTFLLSQPADNIQFLGNKLFAVWQNAKMGVYNAAKTWVLQPEFINTTEEGTQLKDGLLCVRTLSGYGIISLSGEWILSPKYQSIVIHTGQIAELIDNKSSCLYHLSRKEVIVDSVEAVGEFAFNRLPVRKGKLWGFLDTAGNWVQKPMYAHFFSFSESLAAVLYQGSWGFLDTAGNWAIAPKYQLVRSFSEGKAAVKSSEKWGFINNLNEWIIEPTYAEAFSFREKLALVKFQQKWYFLNPNGFTPIQLNLSINASVFTPSSGFKENCFLFQNENGKYQFLAKNGLLLTTYEFDYAEPFYNGLALIRIDNQNLYLTNKGTILR; translated from the coding sequence TTGCCTTACTTTCAAGACGGGTATTGGGGATACGTAAATGCTAATTTAAAGTGGATTATTCAGCCGCAGTTTTTAGTGGCATATCCCTTTAATGAGGGAATCGCTCAGGTAAAATTAGACACAAATAGATACAATTTAAGCGGTTGGCAGTTATTAGCTCCAAACGGAACGTTTTTATTAAGTCAGCCAGCAGATAACATACAATTTCTTGGTAACAAGCTATTTGCAGTATGGCAAAATGCCAAAATGGGGGTTTATAACGCAGCCAAGACGTGGGTTCTTCAGCCGGAGTTTATAAATACTACCGAAGAAGGTACTCAACTAAAAGACGGTTTATTGTGCGTTCGCACCCTTTCCGGCTATGGAATCATCTCATTATCAGGAGAATGGATACTTTCACCAAAATATCAATCAATAGTTATCCATACCGGCCAAATCGCTGAACTGATAGATAATAAGAGTTCTTGCTTATATCATTTATCCCGAAAAGAAGTTATTGTAGATTCCGTAGAGGCTGTGGGAGAGTTTGCTTTCAATAGGTTGCCGGTTCGCAAAGGTAAATTGTGGGGATTTTTAGACACTGCCGGAAATTGGGTGCAAAAGCCAATGTATGCACATTTTTTTTCTTTTTCAGAATCTTTAGCTGCGGTTTTGTATCAAGGCAGTTGGGGATTTTTAGATACTGCCGGAAACTGGGCAATAGCCCCCAAATATCAGTTAGTACGGTCTTTTTCAGAAGGAAAAGCGGCTGTCAAAAGTTCTGAAAAATGGGGATTCATTAATAACCTCAATGAATGGATAATAGAACCAACTTATGCAGAGGCATTTTCCTTTCGAGAAAAATTAGCCTTAGTTAAATTTCAGCAGAAGTGGTACTTCTTGAATCCCAATGGGTTTACTCCGATTCAGCTAAATTTATCCATCAATGCGTCTGTTTTTACACCGTCTTCAGGTTTTAAAGAAAATTGCTTTTTATTTCAAAATGAAAATGGCAAATATCAATTTTTGGCAAAAAACGGTTTATTATTAACTACTTATGAATTTGATTATGCTGAACCTTTTTATAACGGTTTAGCACTCATTCGTATAGATAACCAAAATCTGTATCTTACTAACAAGGGAACTATATTGAGGTAG
- a CDS encoding S46 family peptidase, with product MQIRKIWNTLLLGLLASVSVFNTGIAAPNPPPDEGMWLPMLISRLNYAKMQELGCKLSPEEIYNVNRNSMKDAIVSLSGFCTGEIVSDKGLMLTNHHCAFSSIQFHSSVKNDYLTNGFWAKTLKDELPCPEIYASILVRMEDVTDQVLKGGGGLSGQGSEKKNIAEIEKKAIEGTHYEATVKPMFGGSEYYLFVYEKFTDVRLVGAPPSSIGKFGGDTDNWMWPRHTGDFSLFRIYSGPDGKPASFSDQNIPYKPKYFLPISLKGIKANDFSMIYGYPGSTDRYQLAAQTQFAIDEFNPMLIKLFAKRLEIMKKDMDADNNIRIHLADDYASLSNSYKYFVGQNEGLKHLNLVDFKKEQEVKFLQWAKADATRNAKYGNVVADMEIAVKEFRPFAKPFYYLNVAGLAPNILQNGIAYYRLKKTMEATGDKKELWQPMVEEIKSGIETFFKDYSASTDQKMLAQMFALYATDIPESQQPPILLEIRKKFKAKTIEQSYEKFAADFFKHSQLTSPEKTAAFLDKINLEALKKEPVVILLEKLLTYTTEKLRPAYAAYSAKESEIEKKFIAGLREMNPDQHFYPNANSTLRLTYGKIADYYPKDGVHFSYSTTLKGVMEKEIPKDPEFDVPAKLKDLYQRKDYGIYGSNGEMPVAFLSDNDITGGNSGSPVINGDGHLIGIAFDGNWEAMTGDLVFDPQYKRTISVDIRYVLFIIDKFADAGHLVQEMELVR from the coding sequence ATGCAAATACGAAAAATTTGGAATACCCTACTGTTGGGTTTATTAGCCTCCGTCAGTGTTTTTAACACCGGAATAGCCGCTCCGAATCCACCTCCGGATGAGGGTATGTGGCTACCTATGCTTATTTCACGTTTAAACTATGCTAAAATGCAAGAATTGGGCTGTAAACTCTCTCCAGAAGAAATTTACAACGTCAATCGTAATAGCATGAAAGATGCAATAGTCTCTCTATCAGGATTTTGTACCGGTGAGATTGTCTCCGATAAAGGGCTGATGCTTACAAACCACCATTGTGCTTTTAGTAGCATTCAGTTTCATTCAAGTGTAAAAAATGATTACTTAACCAATGGATTTTGGGCAAAAACACTGAAAGATGAACTTCCTTGTCCGGAAATATATGCCTCTATTTTGGTCCGTATGGAAGACGTAACCGACCAAGTACTAAAAGGAGGTGGAGGACTTTCTGGGCAAGGATCCGAGAAAAAAAATATCGCTGAAATTGAAAAAAAAGCTATAGAAGGCACTCATTACGAAGCAACCGTAAAACCAATGTTTGGCGGAAGCGAATATTATCTCTTTGTGTATGAGAAATTTACAGACGTCCGCTTAGTAGGTGCACCTCCTTCATCCATTGGAAAGTTTGGTGGAGATACAGACAACTGGATGTGGCCCAGACACACCGGAGACTTTTCACTTTTTAGGATATATTCCGGCCCAGACGGAAAACCGGCCTCCTTTTCAGACCAAAACATCCCCTACAAACCCAAATATTTTTTACCAATTTCCCTAAAAGGAATTAAAGCAAATGATTTTTCTATGATTTATGGCTACCCCGGCAGCACTGACCGCTACCAATTGGCTGCCCAAACCCAATTCGCCATAGACGAATTTAACCCAATGCTAATCAAACTGTTTGCCAAAAGATTAGAAATTATGAAAAAAGATATGGATGCTGATAATAACATCCGCATTCACTTAGCTGACGACTACGCCAGCCTAAGCAACTCCTACAAATATTTTGTTGGCCAAAATGAGGGACTTAAACACCTGAATCTTGTTGATTTCAAAAAAGAACAAGAAGTAAAGTTTCTTCAATGGGCTAAGGCTGATGCAACCCGGAATGCAAAATATGGAAACGTAGTTGCTGATATGGAAATCGCCGTTAAAGAATTTCGCCCATTCGCTAAACCATTTTATTATCTAAATGTTGCCGGTTTAGCTCCCAACATCCTGCAAAACGGCATCGCCTATTATCGCCTCAAAAAAACAATGGAAGCAACAGGAGACAAAAAAGAACTCTGGCAGCCAATGGTTGAAGAAATAAAAAGCGGTATCGAAACTTTCTTTAAGGATTATTCTGCCTCTACCGACCAAAAAATGCTTGCACAAATGTTTGCATTATACGCAACCGATATTCCAGAAAGCCAGCAACCGCCGATATTACTTGAAATCCGTAAAAAATTCAAAGCCAAGACAATAGAGCAGTCTTATGAAAAATTTGCTGCCGACTTCTTTAAGCATTCTCAACTCACTTCTCCGGAAAAAACAGCCGCTTTTTTAGATAAAATCAACTTAGAAGCACTTAAAAAAGAACCGGTTGTTATTTTATTAGAAAAGTTGCTTACCTACACCACTGAAAAACTACGCCCTGCTTATGCAGCTTATTCAGCCAAAGAAAGTGAAATTGAGAAAAAATTTATTGCCGGTTTACGCGAAATGAACCCCGACCAGCATTTTTACCCAAATGCAAACTCAACCTTACGCCTAACATACGGAAAAATTGCCGATTATTATCCAAAAGACGGCGTTCATTTCAGCTATTCCACAACATTAAAAGGAGTTATGGAAAAAGAAATCCCCAAAGACCCTGAATTTGATGTGCCAGCTAAGCTAAAAGATTTGTACCAAAGAAAAGATTATGGAATTTATGGTTCAAACGGAGAGATGCCGGTAGCATTTTTATCCGATAACGACATAACTGGCGGTAATTCTGGTAGTCCGGTTATTAATGGAGACGGACACTTAATCGGAATCGCTTTTGACGGCAATTGGGAAGCTATGACAGGAGATTTAGTCTTTGACCCCCAGTATAAAAGAACAATCAGTGTTGATATTCGCTATGTGTTATTTATCATAGATAAATTTGCAGATGCCGGCCACTTAGTGCAGGAAATGGAACTTGTCAGATGA